The sequence below is a genomic window from Lampris incognitus isolate fLamInc1 chromosome 18, fLamInc1.hap2, whole genome shotgun sequence.
ATACAACAGCAAATACAAAACAATATTACAGCTGCTTAGTTCTACATTACCCCCCTATTGCAGTGTTGATCAAGGGACAACAGAAAACTCAATAAGCTGATGTGTTTTTACTCTTACTCATACACTTTATTACCCATTTACACTTTCTTAAAGTGCTTAAATCATAAAATCATTGATCAATTTTTAGATAAAACAATCTGTCAATGTGGTCATTTCTCCTATATAGCTTCATAAATAAATCTTTTCTTTCCCGAATTTGGTCGATAGGGATGTCAATTTGGTCAACAGAGATCAAATTTCATGAAACAATACACTCACTGTTTTACAtgggaaaaaaaaactacaaaacaaaaacatgcaaaaattGCCTCCTATAAATAATATGCAAATCCTGTGTTGGAATATTAAAAAAATCAGAGCATGGTCCAGTTTAACAACAGATGGACTACTTTCAAAGGCTCAGAAAGATGCAGTGCAGAATAAAGCAACAATCAGTCAGTGACTCTATAGTGCCATGGCCTCCTCAACCATGTTATAATTTCCTATCACCAAAACTAAACGTATGCAACACGGTTTGGCATCTCTGCAGTGCTTATCGTTATGGATAACTTATTAACTGAGTTGCATTAAAGCTATCAGGTTTCCATTCACATCTGTGTTATAATTACATTACAGCTGTGGCACTATCTGTAACGACGGATTGCAGCTTAGATATAGTGCAACAGTAATCTGTCATGCTATTGGCTTCAATCACCTTTCATGGTTTATCGACCTTGTCCAACTCATTCACAAAGATGAGATGGTCCTCTGGTGACTTGCCGTGTGTTTTGCAGAGGTGCAGCTTAATCGCATGCTTGCTTACAAAGGTCCGACTGCACAGCTTGCACTGATATATCGAGCCTGTATTTTCTTCTGTAAGTCCCAGTGAGCTGAACGTGTTCTCCGCTATTCTGCTAACTGCTTGCTGCTCTAGAAGGTCTATGGAAAGCTTGGAGAGGTCTTTTAAGGTAAAACCTAGATGGGACTCCAAATGGCTAACATAGGAGGAGGGAGTCCTAAACTGGGACGCGCAGTCACTGCACAAAAACAAGGGTTGGCCAGAGTCCATATTTTTGAGGAACTTTGTTCCCCCTGTCCGTTTTAACTGGTATTTCACATTGGCCAGCCAATGTGAGATGGTGGTCATGGAAAGACCAGTAAATTTGCAGATGTGGACACGCTCCTGTGGTCCCAGGTCAGTGACGACAAGCTTTCCTTCAGGTGTCTCCCGAAGACTAGAGGCAAATTGGGCCTGGAGAATCTGGAGGTGCTGGGGATTCCAGTTCGACTGTCTGCCCTTCCGTCTTTGAATGGGAGACAGCTCCTCCAAGCCATCTTCAAAAGTACTGCCATCTATATCTGACTTCTCAGAGATGGAAGATGGGGTGGTAGACTTTGGTGTCAAACGGCCAGTCAAGTTTTTTACCATGTCTGAAATATCCATTAGTGCATTCTCACGCAAGGGGGGAGATATAGATTGTGAAACATTATTGAGAATGGCTCTGTTGCTATTAGTTAAACTGTTGTTATTTAGTGTCACAGAGGTGCCGTTAGCTGTACTTCCATTACTGCTTTTGGATTTGGTCAAATCCATTGGTTGATCATCATCAACATGGTATCCACTCAGGAGTTCTACTTGCGTCACTTGGGACGAGTTGTTTATGGGCTTTTCCATCATGTTGCTGTTGAGCTTGTAAATCATAGCGAAAGGGTCAACAAATGGGGTGGCTGCCTTTGACGCTTTCCCCAAGTGGTTATTCATAATTGACTGCAACGCACTAAGAGGGTTGATGAGCGGCTGTTCGGGTGAGTGATCTGTAATGATTCCTAAGTTATTGCAGCCATTTGTAATCGGCATTTTTGCTGCCTTTGTTTCACCCTTCATCTGCGCATCACTCTGGCCTTCAGTTGACTTTCCTTCTTTGCCTTTTGACAATGTCTGGTCCTCTAGAGCAGTACTTTTTATTGTCTTAGAGAGGTTCTCTGGTTTGGGTGAAGCCCGTTTGTCATTGGGATTGGGTGAAGGTGACTTGGTGGATGTGAATCTACACCTACTTTCCAAGGGGTGTTCTTCCTTTTCCCTCTTTAGTGAGCTCTTCCCTgtcactttctccaccagctcctcCATGGCCAGCACATTGCTCTTGTGACTGGGAGGAGATGGACTATTTGGTGAGTGGATCAGGGTGTTTAAATCAGAAGACAGTACCTTCAAGCTGTTGGTGCTGAATAAAGGCT
It includes:
- the tshz1 gene encoding teashirt homolog 1, giving the protein MECTNGLTRQDSLAQMKAVYANLISDASWSSIALDISTTTSTASSSTTSGNNVSSSNTGGVAYDWHQAALAKTLQHTPYHLLPEPSLFSTVQLYRQNNKLYGPVFTGASKFRCKDCSAAYDTLVGLTVHMNETGHYRDDNKDTEDDRGKRWSKPRKRSLMEMEGKEDAQKVLKCMYCGHSFESLQDLSVHMIKTKHYQKVPLKEPMPTLTSKLVPPTKKRAFQDLVSPSSPETISTCIPLGETPKDQKLVNPYVTANNRYGYQNGASYTWQFEARKAQILKCMECGSSHDTLQQLTAHMMVTGHFLKVTNSASKKGKQLVFDPVVEEKIQSIPLPPTTARLPAPNGKSQPNSPLNPTTPEENKDEVEELVEEEKIEIKDLEKKIKEEKEDPSDKREKGKTRSYQYLREEDLEETPRGGLDILKSLENTVSSAISKAQTGTPSWGGYPSIHAAYQLQGSLKSTMPTCPQVQPLFSTNSLKVLSSDLNTLIHSPNSPSPPSHKSNVLAMEELVEKVTGKSSLKREKEEHPLESRCRFTSTKSPSPNPNDKRASPKPENLSKTIKSTALEDQTLSKGKEGKSTEGQSDAQMKGETKAAKMPITNGCNNLGIITDHSPEQPLINPLSALQSIMNNHLGKASKAATPFVDPFAMIYKLNSNMMEKPINNSSQVTQVELLSGYHVDDDQPMDLTKSKSSNGSTANGTSVTLNNNSLTNSNRAILNNVSQSISPPLRENALMDISDMVKNLTGRLTPKSTTPSSISEKSDIDGSTFEDGLEELSPIQRRKGRQSNWNPQHLQILQAQFASSLRETPEGKLVVTDLGPQERVHICKFTGLSMTTISHWLANVKYQLKRTGGTKFLKNMDSGQPLFLCSDCASQFRTPSSYVSHLESHLGFTLKDLSKLSIDLLEQQAVSRIAENTFSSLGLTEENTGSIYQCKLCSRTFVSKHAIKLHLCKTHGKSPEDHLIFVNELDKVDKP